The following are from one region of the Pseudomonadota bacterium genome:
- the cofC gene encoding 2-phospho-L-lactate guanylyltransferase, protein MTRTLLTVPMKAPSASKTRLAACLSHAERIDLVCLLYQRTLQFLERARPRLKADLSVVTRSAVAADMARAHGCCVIDEPRGADLSGAVSCAADYATAAGYDRLCVLPADLGTPEVDDLVDLLQSPAAVAICPSEDHGTNALVVSPPHAIAFRYGAHSAQRHLVEARSRGLSVDLKPLNSLAYDIDTAVCLDRARVCVPGVAQLCP, encoded by the coding sequence ATGACCCGGACCTTGCTGACCGTGCCGATGAAGGCGCCCAGCGCGTCGAAAACCCGCCTGGCCGCGTGCCTGTCGCACGCCGAGCGCATCGATCTCGTGTGTCTGTTGTACCAGCGAACGCTGCAGTTTCTCGAGCGGGCCAGACCGCGGCTCAAGGCCGACCTGTCCGTGGTAACGCGCAGCGCCGTGGCAGCGGACATGGCCCGTGCACACGGGTGCTGTGTGATCGACGAGCCGCGCGGTGCCGATCTGTCCGGTGCCGTGTCGTGTGCGGCGGACTACGCCACGGCGGCGGGCTACGATCGCCTGTGTGTCTTGCCAGCGGATCTCGGAACCCCCGAAGTGGACGATCTGGTCGATCTGCTTCAATCCCCCGCTGCCGTGGCGATTTGCCCTTCCGAGGACCACGGCACCAATGCGCTGGTGGTGTCCCCGCCGCACGCGATCGCGTTTCGGTACGGTGCGCATTCGGCGCAACGGCACCTGGTCGAAGCCCGTTCACGTGGGCTGAGCGTCGATCTGAAACCGCTGAACAGCCTCGCGTACGACATCGACACGGCCGTGTGCCTCGATCGCGCCCGGGTCTGCGTGCCCGGCGTGGCACAGCTTTGCCCGTGA